A region of the Apium graveolens cultivar Ventura chromosome 6, ASM990537v1, whole genome shotgun sequence genome:
catgaagggagttgctccagttgtgactctacccagttattcctcgacttctcgatcctcttctttagtccatccatgATTATTCGATTCGcaacttccgcttgcccattggcttgcgggtgagctacagaggtgaatcgtaattcaatttcattctccttacaatacttcttgaattcctcattgttaaattgcgttccattatcggtaactaGAATACGGGGAATTCTATaacggcacatgatattttcccacaggaattgtacAACCTGCTTcgttgtgattttggccaatggtttggcttcaatccacttagtaaaataatcaatggctacaattagGAACTTCCTTTATGTCTCGGGGGGTTGTCGAATGacaggtgcatgtttctgacagcgatcacactttttcacatactCTTCGGCATCgaccatcatctctggccaatagaagcctaaacgggttatcttatgagccagtgctctgcccgccaagtgttgcccacagattcattcatgtacttcctcaagagccaagcgtgcctcatcgggcctgagacatcttaagtaaggaaccacataagatcttttatacaaaattccatctatcaacgagtatctcagtgctcgaacaaccaatcttcgagcttcagtagcatcatttggcagacagccggtttgaatatgggccttaatgggatctatccatgacgtccccaaacctataggagctacaagcttaacatcaatgctccgtattttcagaacgcggaagtatacactttctgaactttcctctatctcagatgaagcaaactttgataatgcatctgccttagcattttcctcccttggaatgtgctcaacatggcattcatcgaattgggtcatcacagctcttactaggaggacgtacttagccatcgtatcatcccttgcctcaaactctcccttcatctgggatatgaccaactttgagtctccacagacctttaagttctTGATTCTCAGTGTCCCTgttaggccaaggccagctatcagagcttcatattgtgcctcattgtttgtggttggaaagtctaacctcatagcatattcaatcaagaacccatcggaGCTTTGTAAGACTAACCTTGCTctacttgaatttgtttttgatgctccatcaaaatagagaacccaatattccttctccttatcatccttttcttgaggtatggtatcttcttACCCCCCGACTccttggttgggtatggtacattccaccacgaagtccgccaatgcctgggcttttattgtcgttcgtggcttatacttgatgtcaaattctcccagctctattgcccacctaatcagcctcccactagccttgggactatgaataatatttctcaagggctgatttgttaacACTTCAATCTcatgagcctgaaagtaaggacgcaactttctcgaagccattaccaaggctaaggcaaacttctcaatagttgaataattcaactcagctccatgccgaattttgctgacatagtatacgggtttctggatttttagttcccccttaaccaatacagcgctcaaggcattctctgaaactTAACGGCCAAGTACAattataaaacttcattcaaagctgtcttggccaacaacggggtctgagccatatatttctttaattcctcaaatgccttctggctttcctcactccatacaaaatccttaaccttctttaagtatttgaagaacgacaagcacttgtccccaaacttggagataaatcgtcccaacgcagcaacccttccagtgagcttttgaacatctttgatagtttttggtggctccatgtccaggattgcctttattttatcgggattggactcgattcctctcttggagaccattaatcccaaaaactttctagaacctactccgaaagcacactttgtaggatttaacatcatcttgtggtatctcaggacttcaaaacttccctcaaatgggttatatggtcagtctttactagactcttgactaacatgtcatcgacataaacttccatggtctttccaataagatccttaaaaaatttatttattaacctttgataggtggctcctgcattcttgagaccaaatgccataacaagataacaataaacaccaaagtcagtgatgaatgatacctttgggatgtcattcTTGTGCATattgatctgattgtatccactgaatccatccatgaagctcatcatctcatgtccagcggtagcatctatcaatatatctatccttggcaatgggaaacagtccttagggcatgcatcattcagatcagtgaagttcACACACATCCTctattttccattggccttctttaccatcacagggtttgttaaccattctggaaattgtatctcctcaatgaaaccggCCTCTAAGAGattctctacttcttgttttatAGTTTCTTGTCTTTTTggggcaaaacttcttttcttttgcttcaccgtcttccaacttggatccacattcagcttgtgagtgatcagttctgggtctatacaggcatatcagctgccgaccatacaaacacatcactattttcttgcaaaacttttaccaacttccctctaTGGGGCTCTTCTAGTGTTGCTCCAgcgaaagtcactttctcaggatcctcgggagctaagGGAATCGTAAccaagtcttctgttggcttccctcttttctcatcatccTCTCGGATATctagatcttcaataggcagaacttgcccccaactccatctgcccttagAGAGGCTAcgtaacaactccttgccattttttattctcctctctcttctccaatcccattccgggtgggaaacttcataactgaatggtaggaagaagggactgccttgaaggcatgtattcCTGTTCTCCCaatgatagcattgtaagttgaactagccttcaccaccacaaagtctaacatctgtgttgcttgccttggttcctgtcctatggttattggcaacttgattatcccttccacggggcactccactcccgaaaatccatatatcggcatatccGTCGAggttagttgagaatcattataacccattcttaaaaaggtgtcatggagcaagatatccactgaagcaccattatccacaaggaccctcttaaccgggttgtttcctattatcggtgttatgaccagcgggtcgtcatggggaaatttcacaccctccaggtcagaatcatcaaaagccattgttactcctgccctggccctcttcggggcttccccaataatatgcataacttctcggatatatgctttcctggagttcttggataatccagcagcagttggtcctccaaaaattgtgtttatcacaggccctcggggtcgcggtcctccaaagattgcatttataaccggtcccctaggatggggattccgcccctaatcgtcttggtccctcctacgatcttcaaagttctttctcccattgttattcctatctcttccttccgcagtgtacttgttcaatcttcctttccgaatgaggaattctatttcatccttcagttgctacactcatcggtgtcatgaccaacatctttatgaaatctaaaatatttgctcttatctagcttggcaggatcagccttcaaggatttaggagcattcagcttagcgtattcagtgaacttttgtccaggtcctaCCTTCTTtagggttgaatcagggttttgctcagttctgggatacttgtccttagcaatatatttcagatcagtttttcgcttcttgcctccagtgggctcgttacttactactgtcttcctcatgctctcctccactttgatgtacttcccggccctatcttggagctgcaacatgctttcaggggggcacttgaccaaggacatcttgaagaactcatccctagttccctgttacagtgttatcatggctaccttgtcatcaaggtccgagACTTTTAAaacttcctttgtgaaacgatttaggtagtctctcaaggattcattcgctccctgcacaatgctcatgagggatgctgaacttttctcatgcactctcccgctgatgaactgcttaataaaagcctgacttaattctccgAAGGACCCAGTAGAGTTCGAGGGCAAATGACTATAacatctttgagccatacccgacagggtttgaggaaaggcccgacacttaatagcgtcattcacgggctacAACAACAGTacattggagaatgtcctgacatgattagcgggatctcacGTGCCATaataagctttgatagtgggcatcttcaacttccttgagatatgggcattcattatctcttcaatgaatggtggagtaggatcattaggatctccaaggggaagaagattgcttggatcagctcttgggactacaacccttctttgtgacggaccatccaggtctatgattggaggaggatttctccccctagatGGTAATGGGAGTCTGGGAGCCTGGTGCGCCTCAAGTCGCGCTTCAACCTTTAAATTTCAGCCTCGTGGGCCTTGATCCTCTCCTGCACTTCTTAGGGAGTCACTCCTCGGatgctcctaggacgttggttaccatcagtcatcggctctttgccagcacgtctccttcgTGGGGCCACTTTGTCATCCGAAAATTCAGATTCTCTCTTAGTAtcaggaccagaaaattcctgatcctccaGGATAGGAGTCAAACCTTGTATGTATGGGGTGTttgcccccgtgcttcactccgtccagcatgtccacttcctccaacctcggggtaaaggggcatcccataagggggttagtagtcacaatatttgaatactcatacccaacgggtcgagaattcacaggtgtatgtagctgctgaagttgggaattcgtcccttgagtagccgagggaatcgtctcttgtggttgaggttcagttgcccctacctgggcttcTTCTTGGGTGGCAGCATACGTTGAATacggaggtacctccacggttgacgaaatcgtttgggttgtccccgcgggttttcctccttcaagggcgctgcttgttctccgtgttctcgccatggttgttgttgtgcttcccatagacgacgccaaatgttatggattaaaactaagatatattgattgttgtattcattactaaggttcgggaggTCAAAACCTTTAATGGTtactctcgtgtttcgtagcttaattctgcctttacgagatgcctacgtatctctgtaaattagagaatcaagccaaaaaacgtagttctgatctgaggggtagatccctttatatagatgttgagagtccttgatTTGGACTAGAGATATGAGACTTGTTGATCAAGTTCTCCgactttggatagactttgaagttTTAGAATTGAGGAATCAGATTCCTAGTTAGTATAGGTGTCCTTTGAggctatcttttatagaattatatcatCGTTAGGACTTATTTAATGAGCTGATAATCcccctatttattaattacaaaattaataaataattagggttttgggccttattaaatgggcttcgttattggaccgtatccggtctaattaattcaacatttaatatatttctaggctaattttaggcccatatcaaatatatatatatatatatatatatatcattgaAATATATTTAGgatgaaaaaaaattgaaatatatatcattacaaaaaaaataattataaattagaaaaaaaaatcgTATTCTAAGTTATTACCGGAAGTTGTgagtttaaaataaataaatccaAGAAGAAAAAATACCATACAAAAAGCAAAGAAAGCTCGAAGAGGGAGAGGGAAGAGGAAGGCTAGTCGATACCTGGAGAATAAAATTCCGGCGTGGTCACGTAAGTAACACTTGGCTTTGTTATCGTGCGCCGCGTATAACTTGTAAACACATACGGACACCTCTACCATCACTTGTCcccacctctctctctctctcgcatCGATCTAATCTCCAAAACCTCTCaaaaaacatatacatacatatacgaTCCGAATGATGCAGCGAAGAAGCCCTCCCAGACACAGGCACGACGGAACTTCCCCTTTACCTCTTGGAATGGATTGGAGTCCCGCTCCTCgctattttgtaattttattctCACTTTTCGCTTCCATTTTACTGCACACTTTCGATATTCTCTTTTTTCTCTATGTTCTCTTTGATTTTCAGCTTAATTACTTCAACTTAATTTATGTTTTGAGAGCTTGTAATATGCTTGTTACTTGTCGATTTTTTTTATTCCGACCAAATGCTTCTGCTTTCGATcaaattaatatattatttattctAGTAGCTTTGTATGTGTATTCTGAGAGAGTGTATATAGTTTGTTGACTTTGACTTGTTCTGGTCAAGTCAACTTCAAAGCAATTGAAAAGTTATGAGTTTGAGTTTTGGTAGAAACACATTTTTTTCAGTATACCTGTTGTTACTATTTAGAATTGATTTTGCGTGACCGTTTTATGACCGGGAAGCATAACTTCTATTTATGTGCAAGTTAGGTTTGTAATACGGAATATAAACTTTCAGCAGCCAGCATGTGAATAACCTACCTGGCTTCTTCTATATTGCTATGTGTTTGCATACGTTGATTAAAATTATATATCAAGGCATAGAAAACTTTTGTTAGAATATACAAGGGGGAGAGAAGAAAGTTTGTCAAAAGTGAAAAAGCGAAAGCTTAAGTACACTACTTAAACATCTGAAGAACCCGATTTATGAAGTCCGATTAAGCATTGAAGTTTATATTAAAGTTTATGGAAGAACAAATAGTTGCAATTTATATATTTAAGTAAATAAATCCATGAATATAGGAGTTAAGAGTCCGGAGACTCTTGACATAGGCTAGGCCGGTATATTGCACTGGATTACCATGTTTCAGGTGATATATTCATACGTAGCTGTAATCAACATCGAAACTTCTTTTCATCTGAAACCCTGTGATAAATATTGTGGTAAATATGTATGAGAGTTGTAATCATTATTCAAGAATGTAAAGAAGACAGTTTTTTTATTCTTGTCTGGATCTCAATTCGATGATGCAACATAAGATGTTAAGTGCTGTATTTTGCTTGACCTTTTTGTTATTAATTCTTCATATCATTGCTGTTTGATCAATAAATAGCTGAGCCTCTATTTTCGGCATACTATTAAAGTTATTATTCATTTGTTATTAATAAAGTTATTAATTTTATTTGCGTAGACCGGGCGAGACACTGTTTGGCCACATGATCCTCGTTCTGGATGGAGTTTCTGTGTCACAATACCTTCATGGGCTGTGCTCCCAAAATCGAGAGAATCGGATCCTGTAGTGGTATTCAAATTAAACGAATCTACTGTATTTATCCATGCAATGGGTTAAATGTTGTTAATATGCTATCATCTGGGACTTTGCGTAGTTACCTATGGACTTACAATATGTGGATGATATATTGTTCAACATCTCTTGTACTGTTTGATTACTCGGCAATCCCTTTATTAGTAAAGAAAGCTTCAGAACTAGAATAAAATCAGACTAGTCATTACTTCCTTCTTTGGCAGCAAAAGAATTACTGTCGATTATACATTCTTTATAGTGCTAGGCAGCATACTTTTGGTTGGAACTTGAGTAGTTTAGTTTACTTAGGAGGTTCTAGTCATTTTTCTTTTATTGATGGAAAGGCAACAGATTAGTATGCGTTTTTTCTTTGCCTTTTAAAAATTAAGCTGATTTCATTTTAGGTATCAAGCAATTTAATGGAACTTGGAAACTttgttgtgaattgtagagaGGTATACTTTGGTGTATTTGTGTTATTATGATAGTTGCCTTACTTTCTTACAAACAGTAGACAAAAGCGAATATAGAAGCAACCATATAAAGCAACATGGGGACATCGAGTCCCTTATTGGGATTTGAGATGGCTAGCCCACCTTAGTTATTCATTCTACAGAACTCTATTGGATCTCCTGGGATTTAATTTGTAAATCAATCACTTCTTCGTTTCCCGGACTTAGGATTTCAGCCTGAGGGCGTGGCTTGGGATCTGGTGCCATTATAACACCACTAGTATTGTGGAGATCAGAGTTTAACATGTCCACCTATATGCTCTTCTTGTTTAAAACCAATTTCTTGCTATACTTTGTCTAGCCTGATAtattatatgtatgtatataaaCATGTTATTTTTCTGTCAAACTTTTCTATGTTCATTTGACACTCGCAAGGGACAGTTCTACAGGGTTCAAGTTGGTTTACAATCAGCACATGGAGTTACATTTATGTCGGGAGTGTTAAGAAGATTTAATGATTTCATGAAGTTACTTGATGCGGTAAGAGCATTATCCTGTTTGTATAATTGTTGAAAATTAGTGGGTAGTGGTCGTCTTTAGATTTTAGCATGACAACTTCTAATAATATAATTGCTAACCTTGGTTTTATAGCTTAAAAAGGCATTTCCCAGGAAGACcttaccaccacctccaccaaAGGGGCTGTTACGGATGAGAAGTAAAGCACTCTTGGAAGAGGTAGTTTTTCAGAACGCACTCACAAAATAATTAAGAATACACGTAGTTAGGCTTAAATTTACCAAAACTTCCATATTAGCACTTTTTTGTTCAGTTATAGTCAAGATTAGCATATGTTGCAGCGACGTAGCTCCTTGGAGATGTGGATGGAAAAGTTGCTATCGGACATCGATATATCAAGAAGTGTAGTTGTGGCATCCTTCCTTGAACTAGAAGCTGCAGCTAGGTCTTGTATGTGTACTTATGCTGCAGTGTTCTTCTAAGATTATGAAGTTTAATGTCTTATTATTTCAACCAGTGAGATTTACCGGGTTAATTCTACTTTTGGCCAGCATTTCAAGATGAGAAAGGCAACAGCGGAGATTCAAATTCTTCTGAGAACGACCCTCTGTCATCACTTCAACCTCATTCCAGCCCAATTCAAACAGGTGCTAGTGCATCTCTCGCATCTGATTATGGTAGTGATACTGCTTACGAGGTATCTGAGATTGGAACATCAAGCCTGGGGAGAGATAATAGTTCTGAACTTGGTATAGATGAGTTGTCTTTGGATGAAGATTTGACCGACCCAATAGAAAGGCTCGTGAAGTATGGCATGTCTAACATAGATGATGGGTTGTTTATGGGACAAGCTATCTTAGATCAGCTGGAAGGTCTTCCTAGGAAAAAAGCAAATTCTGTAAAAATAAATTCGGTTCTAAATACTAATATGAGCAATGGAAATGCTTCTGAAGGTCCTCATGTTGGAGGGGATGCCAAGGAACTAATATCTCATCCAGAGCATGATAAGGCATTTTACCATGCTCGAAATTTATCAAGTGAGAGTATTGGAAGTGATGTGAGCTCGCTAAAAGGAAGCACATCATCAAACTCAGGGACTAATACCTTGGGAAATGGCTCCCTTAACCACCCCAGAGGTTCTGAAGTCCCACAAAACATAGAAATTGACTCGGAATTACAGTTTCCTAGCGATGTGAAATTAATGCTTCCATTGGATCATCGGCAAATTATGAATAGGGCCCTCGTTACCATGCAGAGGAGATTAGTAAATGCTAAAACAGATTTTGAGGATCTGATATCGAGGTTAAACCAAGAAGTCGCAGTGAAAGATTATCTGACGACAAAGGTGTGTTATACTCGATTGATGTCTCTCTTCCTTACATGTTTACGGTCTACCCATATATTCAAAAATCTTCATACCAGTTGTAATATACTCTAAATGGGAAATAAAATCACTTGGTTTCCATAGCAGTATCTAATTGTCAACAAGCTTATCTAATTGTTAGCAAGCTATATCATGGAATGTCAAAGGCCAGCAAAAGCTTCATTTGCACTCTATCTCTTCCTCCCCCATTCGAATGCTAAAAAGGAAATGTCATTCATTTCTTTTCCTTTTTATATATTCTGTGATTAGGAATCGAACTTGGCCTGTATAATATAAGTGTTATTTAGTCCCCCATAGTCATCAGCTtcgatttaattgattattcaaATTAAGTTTTTTCTCTTATGTTTATTTTTCCCGGGGGGTAGAGGTTCTTATGCTGTTGAATCACCCTAGTTCTATTTTTGTTCTTACTTTTATCAAATTTTGCAGTTATAAATATCTGCCTTGCATCAGCTATGCTCAGTATCTACTCTATATTATATACTAAATGAAGCACGTTTTTAAGATCTTCGAGTTTTTTATTCCTTCATCGACTACTCTGTACTTCCAGCTTTGATTTTATTCTTATCTTTTAATAAGCTGAAATTTGAGGTGAATCGTGTACTTGGTGGATTTTGTGCAATAAATTAGgttgtcaaattttatattttCGGGGATAACCTACACCATTTATCTTGTAAGGATCGAGCCATCTCATCTTTATAAACTGTTTCGAATATTTAATAGTATAATATTGCAAACTCCGGCCTGTAGACCCTATAATTTGACAGACTATTCGAGTACTGTGATATAAGTTTACTAATTGGATAGGTCAAGGATTTGGAAGTGGAACTTGAAACTACTAGACAAAGAAGTAAAGAAAATCTCCAACAAGCTGTTTTAGTTGAGAAGGAACGACTCACCCAAATGCAGTGGGATATGGAGGAACTTAAGCGGAAATCATTCGAAATGGAACTGAAATTGAAGTCCTCAGAGGTTACCTTCTGATCACCTTCCTTGTATATAAAAGTTTTTGGTCAGGTACAACAAGTGATATCGTGGTTGTACTGTGTAACCTTTTCAGGGTGACAAGTCAGGTAACGAGTCATATAAGGATTTCACCACTCAAATGGAAAATACGTTGCCAAAGTTGGATGCTAATAAACAGCTGCTTGTTGAATTACAAAAACAACACCAAGAGCTAGAAGCAAAATCTAAAGCAGATATTAAAGTTCTCGTCAAAGAGGTTAAATCTCTCCGAAGATCTCAAGAAGAGTACAAGCAACAGCTCAGTCAGTCTATTAAGGAAAAATCTGAGGCTGAGGTAGGTTATTACTTTAGCATAACAAATATAATAATGAAATCATATCTTTAAACTGTTATTAATGTATGAATATGTTTCTCAATCATAAAGACTAGGTAACATACAAGTCTAGTCATGCATTTCTTTAAATTAATGCTACAGTTTACGTATATGTATTCATTAACTTTTCCTTCTTAAAGGGAGAACACATACATTTACTAGTTTGATTCACCTCAGTTTGTAACTTACTATTAGTATTCAAACATTAAAACGAATTTGTGTAACATTTGGTATGATGTAGTCGCGCATAATTATAAAATTTGTGTGTTTGTTTTCCAGAAACTCCTTCAGCGGGAAAAACAGAACAGTGAGCATGCAAATGCTGTGATGCGGAAGTTGCTTAATCAATGTGAATTTCTTCGTAATAAGCTTCAGGAGTGTGCCATTAACTTGGTGGATGAAGATAAGTTAGTCATGGATTCTACATCGTCAGCAGCTGCCTTTGATTTCCTGGCATCTGATAATCACATCAGTGACTTACTTTCTAAGGTAATTTATATGTGCGCTCTCTGCTGTTATTAATCTTGTTTGGGCATCTCTTTATCAGGTTACGTTTTTTATCCCGATTTGTTTTTGCACTTGGTATACTCAATTGCAACTAACTTGTCTAATTGTATTTTATAAATACATCGAACTGTATTTTCTATTTCTCTGTTGATCGAGTTATAGTGACCAAGTGGCAAGGAGATTTGGTTGGATATTACTCTCGTCTTTAGGTATCATTTGGCATCTTCCTGTTATACATCATATCAGAGATGCACAAAAATCCGAATCCAAAAAGCCCGTCTTATCCAATCCGGAAAAAGCCCAGCCCGGCCCGATCCGACCTGCAGGCCacatatttttcataaaattcttGGCTGACCCAATTCAGTAAAAGCCTAGATTTAAGCCCGAGCTTTACAAAACCCCGGCTCGAACGCATGAAAGCCTGGCTCGATAAAAACCCAGATTTTATTCGGATTTGTTGAAAGATCCGGATAAAAATTtggataatttttttttat
Encoded here:
- the LOC141667171 gene encoding PX domain-containing protein EREL1-like isoform X4, translated to MLQRRSSLEMWMEKLLSDIDISRSVVVASFLELEAAARSSFQDEKGNSGDSNSSENDPLSSLQPHSSPIQTGASASLASDYGSDTAYEVSEIGTSSLGRDNSSELGIDELSLDEDLTDPIERLVKYGMSNIDDGLFMGQAILDQLEGLPRKKANSVKINSVLNTNMSNGNASEGPHVGGDAKELISHPEHDKAFYHARNLSSESIGSDVSSLKGSTSSNSGTNTLGNGSLNHPRGSEVPQNIEIDSELQFPSDVKLMLPLDHRQIMNRALVTMQRRLVNAKTDFEDLISRLNQEVAVKDYLTTKVKDLEVELETTRQRSKENLQQAVLVEKERLTQMQWDMEELKRKSFEMELKLKSSEGDKSGNESYKDFTTQMENTLPKLDANKQLLVELQKQHQELEAKSKADIKVLVKEVKSLRRSQEEYKQQLSQSIKEKSEAEKLLQREKQNSEHANAVMRKLLNQCEFLRNKLQECAINLVDEDKLVMDSTSSAAAFDFLASDNHISDLLSKVQLLTEEDNDGASTTENNKFSDDGPKAIDQELRVLLASIFVDNTNLRKQVNSVIRSALKMNMIADKNNDEQPLDLSLKK
- the LOC141667171 gene encoding PX domain-containing protein EREL1-like isoform X3; the protein is MSGVLRRFNDFMKLLDALKKAFPRKTLPPPPPKGLLRMRSKALLEERRSSLEMWMEKLLSDIDISRSVVVASFLELEAAARSSFQDEKGNSGDSNSSENDPLSSLQPHSSPIQTGASASLASDYGSDTAYEVSEIGTSSLGRDNSSELGIDELSLDEDLTDPIERLVKYGMSNIDDGLFMGQAILDQLEGLPRKKANSVKINSVLNTNMSNGNASEGPHVGGDAKELISHPEHDKAFYHARNLSSESIGSDVSSLKGSTSSNSGTNTLGNGSLNHPRGSEVPQNIEIDSELQFPSDVKLMLPLDHRQIMNRALVTMQRRLVNAKTDFEDLISRLNQEVAVKDYLTTKVKDLEVELETTRQRSKENLQQAVLVEKERLTQMQWDMEELKRKSFEMELKLKSSEGDKSGNESYKDFTTQMENTLPKLDANKQLLVELQKQHQELEAKSKADIKVLVKEVKSLRRSQEEYKQQLSQSIKEKSEAEKLLQREKQNSEHANAVMRKLLNQCEFLRNKLQECAINLVDEDKLVMDSTSSAAAFDFLASDNHISDLLSKVQLLTEEDNDGASTTENNKFSDDGPKAIDQELRVLLASIFVDNTNLRKQVNSVIRSALKMNMIADKNNDEQPLDLSLKK
- the LOC141667171 gene encoding PX domain-containing protein EREL1-like isoform X2; its protein translation is MMQRRSPPRHRHDGTSPLPLGMDWSPAPRYFTGRDTVWPHDPRSGWSFCVTIPSWAVLPKSRESDPVVFYRVQVGLQSAHGVTFMSGVLRRFNDFMKLLDALKKAFPRKTLPPPPPKGLLRMRSKALLEERRSSLEMWMEKLLSDIDISRSVVVASFLELEAAARSSFQDEKGNSGDSNSSENDPLSSLQPHSSPIQTGASASLASDYGSDTAYEVSEIGTSSLGRDNSSELGIDELSLDEDLTDPIERLVKYGMSNIDDGLFMGQAILDQLEGLPRKKANSVKINSVLNTNMSNGNASEGPHVGGDAKELISHPEHDKAFYHARNLSSESIGSDVSSLKGSTSSNSGTNTLGNGSLNHPRGSEVPQNIEIDSELQFPSDVKLMLPLDHRQIMNRALVTMQRRLVNAKTDFEDLISRLNQEVAVKDYLTTKVKDLEVELETTRQRSKENLQQAVLVEKERLTQMQWDMEELKRKSFEMELKLKSSEGDKSGNESYKDFTTQMENTLPKLDANKQLLVELQKQHQELEAKSKADIKVLVKEVKSLRRSQEEYKQQLSQSIKEKSEAEKLLQREKQNSEHANAVMRKLLNQCEFLRNKLQECAINLVDEDKLVMDSTSSAAAFDFLASDNHISDLLSKPGSAIN
- the LOC141667171 gene encoding PX domain-containing protein EREL1-like isoform X1, which translates into the protein MMQRRSPPRHRHDGTSPLPLGMDWSPAPRYFTGRDTVWPHDPRSGWSFCVTIPSWAVLPKSRESDPVVFYRVQVGLQSAHGVTFMSGVLRRFNDFMKLLDALKKAFPRKTLPPPPPKGLLRMRSKALLEERRSSLEMWMEKLLSDIDISRSVVVASFLELEAAARSSFQDEKGNSGDSNSSENDPLSSLQPHSSPIQTGASASLASDYGSDTAYEVSEIGTSSLGRDNSSELGIDELSLDEDLTDPIERLVKYGMSNIDDGLFMGQAILDQLEGLPRKKANSVKINSVLNTNMSNGNASEGPHVGGDAKELISHPEHDKAFYHARNLSSESIGSDVSSLKGSTSSNSGTNTLGNGSLNHPRGSEVPQNIEIDSELQFPSDVKLMLPLDHRQIMNRALVTMQRRLVNAKTDFEDLISRLNQEVAVKDYLTTKVKDLEVELETTRQRSKENLQQAVLVEKERLTQMQWDMEELKRKSFEMELKLKSSEGDKSGNESYKDFTTQMENTLPKLDANKQLLVELQKQHQELEAKSKADIKVLVKEVKSLRRSQEEYKQQLSQSIKEKSEAEKLLQREKQNSEHANAVMRKLLNQCEFLRNKLQECAINLVDEDKLVMDSTSSAAAFDFLASDNHISDLLSKVQLLTEEDNDGASTTENNKFSDDGPKAIDQELRVLLASIFVDNTNLRKQVNSVIRSALKMNMIADKNNDEQPLDLSLKK